The Mauremys mutica isolate MM-2020 ecotype Southern chromosome 20, ASM2049712v1, whole genome shotgun sequence genome contains the following window.
CCGCTTGCTGGCGCCGTGGCTGGGGGTCCCGTGGAAGGACGAGGGCCAGGACATGCGGGATTTCTTCAGCCCCGGCCGGTCGCTGGTGTCCACGGCGTCCGCCCGCTCGATGTGCCGGGCCGCGGGCCGCTCCGTATCCGAGTAGCCCCGGTGCTTGATCTTGATGGGGGTCCGGGGCTGCCGCCACAGGTGCTGCGGGGGGCGGAGGGTGGCCGGGCCCTCCCGGGGCACGGGCA
Protein-coding sequences here:
- the LOC123353738 gene encoding cAMP-specific 3',5'-cyclic phosphodiesterase 4A-like: MEPPPCSRKSLSLSLPVPREGPATLRPPQHLWRQPRTPIKIKHRGYSDTERPAARHIERADAVDTSDRPGLKKSRMSWPSSFHGTPSHGASKR